One part of the Phaenicophaeus curvirostris isolate KB17595 chromosome 2, BPBGC_Pcur_1.0, whole genome shotgun sequence genome encodes these proteins:
- the TBP gene encoding TATA-box-binding protein: MDQNNSLPPYAPGLASPQGAMTPGIPIFSPMMPYGTGLTPQPVQSTNSLSILEEQQRQQQQQQQAAQQSTSQQATQGTSGQTPQLFHSQTLTTAPLPGTTPLYPSPMTPMTPITPATPASESSGIVPQLQNIVSTVNLGCKLDLKTIALRARNAEYNPKRFAAVIMRIREPRTTALIFSSGKMVCTGAKSEEQSRLAARKYARVVQKLGFPAKFLDFKIQNMVGSCDVKFPIRLEGLVLTHQQFSSYEPELFPGLIYRMIKPRIVLLIFVSGKVVLTGAKVRAEIYEAFENIYPILKGFRKTT, encoded by the exons GGTGCAATGACTCCAGGAATTCCAATTTTTAGCCCAATGATGCCATATGGCACAGGACTGACACCACAGCCTGTCCAGAGCACCAACAGTCTCTCCATCCTGGAGGaacagcagcggcagcagcagcagcagcagcaagcagcaCAGCAGTCTACATCACAGCAAGCGACACAGGGAACATCTGGCCAAACTCCCCAGCTCTTCCACTCACAGACTCTTACCACGGCCCCTTTACCGGGCACCACACCACTGTATCCCTCTCCAATGACACCGATGACTCCAATAACTCCTGCAACACCAGCATCAGAGAGCTCTGGGATAGTGCCGCAGCTGCA GAATATTGTGTCCACGGTGAATCTCGGTTGCAAACTTGACCTAAAAACTATTGCGCTTCGTGCACGAAATGCTGAATATAATCCCAAG CgttttgctgctgttattaTGAGAATAAGAGAACCACGTACTACTGCACTTATATTCAGCTCTGGAAAAATGGTGTGCACAGGAGCTAAAAG TGAGGAGCAATCCAGACTGGCAGCAAGAAAATATGCAAGAGTTGTTCAGAAACTTGGTTTTCCTGCAAAATTTTtggattttaaaattcagaacatGGTGGGCAGCTGCGATGTGAAATTCCCCATCAGGTTAGAAGGACTGGTACTCACACACCAGCAGTTCAGCAG CTACGAGCCGGAATTGTTTCCTGGCTTAATCTACAGAATGATCAAGCCAAGAATTGTTctgcttatttttgtttcaggaaAAGTGGTTTTAACTG gtGCTAAAGTACGAGCAGAAATCTATGAAGCGTTTGAAAACATCTATCCTATTTTAAAGGGATTCAGAAAGACAACGTAA